One genomic segment of Agromyces intestinalis includes these proteins:
- a CDS encoding Nramp family divalent metal transporter, which yields MPKTVDVDTRSPRTRDRAASVPRVAWLLGPALVAGVAYLDPGNVASNMTAGAQYGYLLVWVVVIGNVMAWLIQYLSAKLGIVTGRSLPEVLGARLRNRWARRAYWLQAELVAMATDLAEVIGGAVALNLLFGVPLLWGGLITGAVSVGLLVLQQRRGARPFEFVIMGLLVIIAVGFTVGVFIAPPDPAGLAAGLVPRFEDANSVLLAASILGATIMPHAIYAHSALSRDRFVRGGTTALPASESNGQETRHPREQGAFPAHSMRVEAAALDAPDAPRPPGTSTTLPTDLLVRATRVDVTVAMAIAGTVNLCILLLAAVNLAGVEGTDSLEGAYAAIGASLGPVIATLFAVGLLASGLASTSVGAYAGAEIMHGLLRVRIPLMLRRLITLVPALVILALGFDPTLSLVLSQVVLSFGIPFALIPLIALTAQAGLLGRWRNHWATTAAGVASSVFLIALNALLLWLVFTGA from the coding sequence ATGCCGAAAACTGTCGACGTCGACACCCGGTCCCCTCGCACGCGCGACCGCGCCGCATCCGTGCCGCGCGTGGCCTGGCTACTGGGGCCTGCACTGGTCGCGGGCGTCGCCTACCTCGACCCCGGCAACGTCGCGAGCAACATGACCGCCGGAGCGCAATACGGCTACCTGCTGGTGTGGGTCGTGGTCATCGGCAACGTCATGGCGTGGCTCATCCAGTACCTGTCGGCGAAGCTCGGCATCGTCACCGGCCGCAGCCTGCCCGAGGTGCTCGGCGCGCGGCTGCGCAACCGGTGGGCGCGACGCGCGTATTGGCTGCAGGCCGAACTCGTCGCGATGGCCACCGACCTCGCCGAGGTGATCGGCGGCGCGGTCGCGCTCAACCTGCTGTTCGGCGTGCCCCTCCTCTGGGGCGGGCTGATCACGGGAGCGGTCTCGGTCGGGCTGCTCGTGCTGCAGCAGCGGCGCGGCGCGCGACCGTTCGAGTTCGTGATCATGGGGCTGCTCGTGATCATCGCGGTCGGCTTCACGGTCGGCGTGTTCATCGCGCCCCCCGACCCAGCCGGGCTCGCCGCGGGCCTCGTGCCCCGGTTCGAGGACGCGAACTCGGTGCTGCTCGCGGCATCCATCCTCGGCGCGACGATCATGCCGCATGCGATCTACGCCCACTCGGCGCTGAGCCGCGACCGGTTCGTGCGAGGCGGAACCACGGCCCTGCCCGCCTCTGAATCGAACGGGCAAGAAACGCGCCACCCGCGCGAACAAGGCGCGTTCCCCGCCCACTCGATGCGAGTGGAGGCGGCAGCACTGGATGCGCCGGATGCGCCGCGTCCTCCGGGAACATCGACGACGCTGCCGACCGACCTGCTGGTGCGCGCGACCCGCGTCGACGTGACCGTGGCGATGGCGATCGCCGGCACCGTGAACCTGTGCATCCTGCTGCTGGCCGCGGTGAACCTCGCGGGCGTCGAGGGCACCGACTCGCTCGAGGGCGCGTACGCCGCGATCGGCGCATCGCTCGGGCCCGTCATCGCGACGCTGTTCGCGGTGGGGCTGCTCGCGTCAGGACTCGCATCGACGAGCGTCGGCGCCTACGCCGGCGCCGAGATCATGCACGGCCTGCTGCGCGTGCGCATCCCGCTGATGCTGCGGCGGCTCATCACCCTCGTGCCGGCGCTGGTCATCCTCGCGCTCGGATTCGACCCGACTCTCTCGCTCGTGCTCAGCCAAGTCGTGCTGTCGTTCGGCATCCCGTTCGCGCTCATCCCCTTGATCGCGCTGACGGCGCAGGCGGGCCTGCTCGGGCGGTGGCGCAACCACTGGGCCACGACCGCAGCGGGCGTCGCGTCATCCGTCTTCCTGATCGCCCTGAACGCGCTGCTGCTCTGGCTGGTGTTCACGGGCGCATAG
- a CDS encoding RNA methyltransferase, which yields MDHEHEDDPEHAEPALAHGVGPWPGGEAAWPDDPRYDPELLRAGDRRNVVDRYRYWRMDAIVADLDERRHPFHIAIENWQHDLNIGSIVRTANAFAADTVHIIGRRRWNKRGAMVTDRYQHLQYHEDVAGFAAWAHEASVPIIAVDNVPGSVPIEAFDWPERCVLLFGQEGPGSTPEALAAADAIVEITQYGSTRSLNASAAAAIAMHSWVLRWAARAAGS from the coding sequence GTGGACCACGAACACGAGGATGACCCGGAGCACGCCGAGCCCGCCCTCGCGCACGGCGTGGGCCCGTGGCCGGGCGGCGAGGCCGCCTGGCCCGACGATCCGCGCTACGACCCCGAGCTGCTGCGTGCCGGCGACCGGCGCAACGTCGTCGACCGCTACCGCTACTGGCGCATGGACGCGATCGTCGCCGACCTCGATGAGCGCCGGCACCCGTTCCACATCGCGATCGAGAACTGGCAGCACGACCTGAACATCGGCTCGATCGTGCGCACCGCGAACGCGTTCGCCGCCGACACCGTGCACATCATCGGTCGCCGGCGCTGGAACAAGCGGGGCGCGATGGTCACCGACCGCTATCAGCACCTGCAGTACCACGAGGATGTCGCGGGCTTCGCCGCGTGGGCGCACGAGGCATCCGTGCCGATCATCGCGGTCGACAACGTGCCGGGCTCGGTGCCGATCGAGGCGTTCGACTGGCCCGAGCGCTGCGTGCTCCTGTTCGGCCAGGAGGGCCCGGGCTCGACGCCCGAGGCGCTCGCCGCGGCCGACGCGATCGTCGAGATCACCCAGTACGGCTCGACCCGTTCGCTCAACGCGAGCGCGGCGGCCGCGATCGCGATGCACTCGTGGGTGCTGCGCTGGGCGGCGCGGGCAGCGGGCTCCTGA
- a CDS encoding magnesium and cobalt transport protein CorA, with protein sequence MPVIDNAIYRDGARVLSPASLEETFEALDEHGGFAWIGLYRPTDAELESVAREFDLHGLAVEDAGKGHQRAKLERYGDTLFVVLRPARYLDDAEEVEFGEVHLFIGDTFAVSVRRAESPDLSRVRRRLETDPDLLRKGPEAVLYAVLDEVVDEYGPVVAGLENDIDEIEDQLFSGDPAVTRRIYDLASEVMEFQRATGPLLDMFVALEGGFEKYDIDVELRRYLRDVNDHVIRVVERGEGFRQLLQNALSVHATLVTQRQNDEMRSLTEASYAQAEQSKKVASWAAIIFAPSLIAGIYGMNFAHMPELEWWLGYPFALALMAGFAGVLYLVFRSRKWL encoded by the coding sequence GTGCCCGTGATCGACAACGCCATCTACCGGGACGGCGCTCGCGTCCTCAGCCCGGCGAGCCTCGAGGAGACCTTCGAGGCCCTCGATGAGCATGGCGGCTTCGCTTGGATCGGCCTCTACCGGCCGACCGATGCCGAGCTGGAGTCCGTCGCGCGGGAGTTCGACCTGCATGGCCTCGCCGTCGAGGACGCCGGCAAGGGGCACCAGCGGGCGAAGCTCGAACGATACGGCGACACGCTGTTCGTCGTGCTGCGCCCCGCCCGCTACCTGGACGACGCGGAGGAGGTGGAGTTCGGGGAGGTGCATCTCTTCATCGGGGACACGTTCGCGGTGAGCGTTCGCCGCGCCGAGTCGCCCGATCTCTCGCGTGTGCGCCGCCGCCTCGAGACTGACCCCGACCTGTTGCGCAAGGGGCCCGAGGCGGTGCTCTACGCCGTGCTCGACGAGGTCGTCGATGAGTACGGCCCGGTCGTGGCCGGCCTCGAGAACGACATCGACGAGATCGAGGACCAACTGTTCTCGGGGGATCCCGCGGTGACTCGGCGCATCTACGACCTCGCGAGCGAGGTGATGGAATTCCAGCGGGCGACCGGGCCGCTGCTCGACATGTTCGTCGCGCTCGAGGGCGGTTTCGAGAAGTACGACATCGACGTCGAGCTGCGGCGGTACCTGCGCGACGTGAACGATCACGTGATCCGCGTCGTCGAGCGCGGCGAGGGGTTCCGGCAGCTGCTGCAGAACGCTCTCTCGGTGCACGCCACGCTCGTCACCCAGCGCCAGAACGACGAGATGCGCTCGCTCACCGAGGCGAGCTACGCGCAGGCCGAGCAGTCGAAGAAGGTCGCGAGCTGGGCAGCGATCATCTTCGCGCCGTCGCTCATCGCGGGTATCTACGGCATGAACTTCGCGCACATGCCCGAGCTCGAGTGGTGGCTCGGCTATCCGTTCGCGCTCGCGCTCATGGCCGGGTTCGCCGGGGTGCTCTACCTCGTGTTCCGGTCGCGGAAGTGGCTGTAA
- a CDS encoding CocE/NonD family hydrolase, with product MRRTRHHESVPRLQRPRRGPLLIGAALAALPLALGGITAPAAWAADAITLEGGVSAPVFDYDDAIRERVYIPVAGVDQDLDGQDDVTRIEIIRPAESDDGLEVPAIIDPSPYYTTLGRGNESEFISDTDADGLNDSWPLFYDNYFVPRGYAVILAQMDGTAGSTGCPMHGGPGDIQSMKVVIDWLQGRVEGTNAAGEAVTADWHNGKAAMIGKSYDGTLANGVAATGVEGLTTIVPISAISNWYGYSRTGGVAHNTNYPSGLANTVTNPERRSLCAPTRTLLNGIDGDESGDVNPFWAERDYRTSIDDLHASVFVVHGLNDDNVRMSQVGDYWSALAERDVPRKIWLAKVGHVDPFDFRRAEWVDTLHRWFDHWLLDIDNGIMDEPQATVETAPEQYEDVASWPVPGTEPVDVYLGATAPGAAGALRLQAAAEPASLSFTGPTGSITEGNAINTPAGSQAQRLVFLSEPLTTDLRISGTARVELAASLGVTQANLSALLVDYGPSTPTPRTGEGVQNTTTTTCWGAESDADDACYLEVARRTSTVDTWRVTRGALDTSNRESLIEGEGTPVVAGQPYAFSWPLEPYDTTFAAGHRIGVVVTTNLSGYNIGGTGSATVTVDAATSRVVLPVVGGIGAAAAAGGLGVPAPVSLSFEVGDRGEPIEPQSVAFGTAPVAPADPVSADGWWLFDGWYTDAALTTPFDFAAPLVADATAYAKWKPADATAPGKGTLSNTSGWAYGLHDGTFEVVMNLWWGVPGRELRLYENGVLVSTQALTPTGTSQEARVAFTGKPNGTYVYTAELVNSRGATAASSTTVKVTDAAPAKPVVSHDNWDRDGVFTVTANLWWGTNATSYRFLLDGVEVGSGELTAATPAAQAATVALTGVAPGAHTLVAVFANANGETASAPVKVEVR from the coding sequence ATGAGACGCACTCGGCACCACGAATCGGTTCCACGTCTGCAGCGACCCCGTCGGGGGCCGCTCCTCATCGGCGCGGCCCTCGCGGCCCTGCCCCTCGCTCTCGGCGGCATCACCGCGCCCGCCGCCTGGGCCGCCGACGCGATCACGCTCGAAGGCGGCGTGAGCGCTCCCGTGTTCGACTACGACGACGCGATCCGCGAGCGGGTCTACATCCCGGTCGCGGGCGTCGACCAGGATCTCGACGGCCAAGACGACGTCACCCGCATCGAGATCATCCGTCCGGCCGAGTCCGACGACGGGCTCGAAGTGCCCGCCATCATCGACCCGAGTCCGTACTACACGACGCTCGGGCGGGGCAACGAGAGCGAATTCATCTCCGACACCGACGCCGACGGCCTGAACGACTCGTGGCCGCTGTTCTACGACAACTACTTCGTGCCGCGCGGGTACGCGGTGATCCTCGCGCAGATGGACGGCACCGCCGGGTCGACCGGATGCCCGATGCACGGCGGGCCCGGAGACATCCAGAGCATGAAGGTCGTGATCGACTGGCTGCAGGGCCGGGTCGAGGGCACCAACGCCGCCGGCGAGGCCGTGACGGCCGACTGGCACAACGGCAAGGCCGCGATGATCGGCAAGTCGTACGACGGCACGCTCGCCAACGGCGTCGCCGCCACGGGCGTCGAGGGCTTGACCACCATCGTGCCGATCTCGGCGATCTCGAACTGGTACGGCTACTCGCGCACCGGCGGCGTCGCCCACAACACGAACTACCCGTCGGGCCTCGCGAACACGGTCACGAATCCCGAGCGGCGGTCGCTATGCGCCCCGACTCGCACGCTGCTGAACGGCATCGACGGCGACGAGTCGGGCGACGTCAACCCGTTCTGGGCCGAGCGCGACTACCGCACCTCGATCGACGACCTGCACGCGTCGGTGTTCGTCGTGCACGGGCTGAACGACGACAACGTGCGCATGAGTCAGGTCGGCGACTATTGGAGCGCGCTCGCCGAGCGCGACGTGCCGCGCAAGATCTGGCTCGCGAAGGTCGGCCACGTCGACCCGTTCGACTTCCGTCGCGCCGAGTGGGTCGACACGCTGCACCGCTGGTTCGACCACTGGCTGCTCGACATCGACAACGGCATCATGGACGAGCCGCAGGCCACGGTCGAGACCGCGCCCGAGCAGTACGAGGATGTCGCGAGCTGGCCGGTTCCGGGCACCGAACCGGTCGACGTCTACCTGGGCGCGACCGCGCCGGGTGCCGCCGGTGCGCTGCGCTTGCAGGCGGCGGCCGAGCCTGCGTCGCTGTCGTTCACCGGGCCGACCGGGTCGATCACCGAGGGAAATGCGATCAACACGCCGGCCGGCTCGCAGGCCCAGCGACTGGTGTTCCTGTCGGAGCCCCTGACGACCGACCTGCGCATCTCGGGTACCGCCCGGGTCGAGCTCGCGGCGTCGCTCGGGGTCACCCAGGCGAACCTGTCGGCCTTGCTCGTCGACTACGGCCCGTCGACGCCGACGCCCCGTACGGGCGAGGGTGTGCAGAACACCACGACGACGACCTGCTGGGGCGCCGAGAGCGACGCCGACGATGCGTGCTACCTCGAGGTCGCCCGCCGCACGTCGACGGTCGACACCTGGCGGGTCACCCGGGGCGCGCTCGACACATCGAACCGCGAGTCGCTGATCGAGGGCGAGGGCACGCCGGTCGTCGCCGGCCAGCCCTACGCGTTCTCGTGGCCGCTCGAACCGTATGACACCACGTTCGCCGCCGGTCACCGCATCGGCGTCGTGGTGACGACGAACCTCTCGGGCTACAACATCGGCGGCACGGGAAGCGCGACCGTCACGGTCGACGCGGCGACGAGCCGCGTGGTTCTGCCCGTGGTCGGCGGGATCGGCGCGGCGGCCGCGGCAGGCGGCCTCGGAGTCCCGGCCCCGGTATCGCTGTCGTTCGAGGTCGGCGACCGGGGCGAGCCGATCGAGCCGCAGTCGGTCGCGTTCGGCACGGCACCCGTCGCGCCGGCCGATCCGGTGTCGGCAGACGGCTGGTGGCTGTTCGACGGCTGGTACACCGATGCGGCGCTCACCACGCCGTTCGACTTCGCCGCACCGCTCGTCGCGGACGCCACCGCGTACGCGAAGTGGAAGCCCGCCGACGCGACGGCCCCAGGCAAGGGCACGCTGTCGAACACGAGCGGGTGGGCGTACGGCCTGCACGACGGCACGTTCGAAGTGGTCATGAACCTGTGGTGGGGCGTGCCGGGCCGCGAGCTGCGGCTCTACGAGAACGGCGTGCTCGTGAGCACGCAGGCGCTCACCCCCACCGGCACCTCGCAAGAGGCACGGGTGGCGTTCACCGGCAAGCCGAACGGCACCTACGTCTACACCGCAGAGCTCGTCAACTCGCGCGGCGCGACGGCGGCGAGTTCGACCACGGTGAAGGTCACGGATGCAGCTCCGGCCAAGCCCGTGGTGTCGCACGACAACTGGGATCGAGACGGCGTGTTCACGGTCACCGCGAACCTGTGGTGGGGCACGAACGCGACGTCGTACCGGTTCCTCCTCGACGGGGTCGAGGTGGGCTCGGGCGAGCTGACGGCGGCGACGCCGGCCGCGCAGGCGGCCACGGTCGCGCTGACGGGTGTCGCGCCCGGCGCGCACACGCTCGTCGCGGTGTTCGCGAACGCGAACGGCGAGACGGCGTCCGCGCCAGTGAAGGTGGAGGTGCGCTGA
- a CDS encoding PKD domain-containing protein, translating to MRRIGSALALASLAVLTLAPAGAQAAAAPTAGRSWEVVTGLNVPLPGGEWEGNWGALGFVTADDGSVRQTNLPGYTVTALAYSPDARTVYSFGTFVDDLGGTVGGFAAFDASTGEMIWQDASVGSPRSLAVSPDGSVVMLPHARGDVATRAFERFDGCTGDATSAAAVAFAPDGGTVWLLCAGTRFNPISELRAFDATTLDPVRTIPLADHYARALVLTPDGSTAVLSGEVGRTVEESGVPAVTRLDLTTGEITDLRLDLDLSYGALAMAPDGAYVYTLAGVGDVTAELTSVDITSMTVTTSTPFPYETGDLAVTPDGSRVYSATRSTPAGSETPLVSAHDAGTLATLSQSPFEASGLLGLAVTPDQAPIARLTASEPNSPVTFDASGSTVEFGSIAEYAWDFGDGTTLVTSTPVVEHEYTQPGEYTASVRLTSSGGTSTEDVYTGQQLLRNGDPSAIATVTVTVPAAPAPGVSAELPPTGFDSSGFGGAGFAVAAAALVIAGGIAVGLGRRRGRQP from the coding sequence GTGCGACGGATCGGTTCCGCCCTGGCGCTGGCGTCGCTTGCGGTGCTGACGCTGGCTCCTGCGGGCGCGCAGGCCGCGGCGGCCCCTACCGCGGGTCGTTCGTGGGAGGTCGTGACCGGTCTCAACGTTCCCCTGCCGGGCGGCGAGTGGGAAGGGAACTGGGGGGCTCTGGGGTTCGTGACAGCGGATGACGGATCGGTCAGGCAGACGAACCTGCCCGGCTACACGGTGACAGCACTCGCGTATTCGCCCGATGCGCGAACCGTGTACTCGTTCGGCACCTTCGTGGACGACCTCGGGGGAACGGTTGGTGGGTTCGCGGCTTTCGACGCGTCGACGGGAGAGATGATCTGGCAGGACGCAAGCGTCGGGTCGCCGAGGTCACTGGCCGTGAGTCCCGACGGATCGGTGGTCATGCTGCCGCATGCCCGAGGCGACGTGGCCACTCGCGCGTTCGAGCGTTTCGACGGGTGCACAGGCGATGCCACATCGGCGGCTGCGGTGGCGTTCGCCCCTGATGGCGGCACGGTCTGGCTCCTGTGTGCAGGCACGCGATTCAACCCGATCTCCGAGTTGCGTGCATTCGACGCGACAACGCTCGATCCGGTGAGGACGATTCCGCTGGCCGACCACTACGCGCGTGCGCTGGTGCTGACACCGGACGGATCGACCGCGGTGCTCAGTGGCGAAGTCGGCAGAACGGTGGAGGAGTCGGGGGTGCCTGCGGTGACACGGCTGGACCTGACCACAGGTGAGATCACCGATCTCAGGCTCGATCTCGATCTCTCCTACGGGGCACTTGCGATGGCGCCGGACGGCGCGTACGTCTACACGCTGGCCGGGGTGGGGGACGTTACGGCCGAGCTCACTTCGGTCGACATCACGTCGATGACGGTGACCACTTCAACGCCCTTCCCATACGAGACCGGGGATCTCGCAGTCACGCCCGACGGTTCGCGTGTCTATTCGGCGACTCGGTCGACGCCGGCCGGGTCCGAGACGCCGTTGGTGAGCGCGCACGATGCCGGGACATTGGCGACGCTCTCCCAGTCCCCGTTCGAAGCTTCCGGCCTTCTCGGTCTGGCGGTGACGCCGGATCAGGCGCCGATCGCACGGTTGACGGCGTCGGAGCCGAACTCACCGGTGACGTTCGACGCGTCGGGCTCGACCGTGGAGTTCGGGTCGATCGCGGAGTACGCGTGGGACTTCGGTGACGGCACCACGCTGGTCACATCGACCCCCGTGGTCGAGCACGAGTACACGCAGCCCGGTGAATATACGGCGTCAGTGCGCCTGACCAGCTCAGGGGGCACCTCGACCGAAGACGTCTACACCGGTCAGCAGCTCCTGCGCAACGGCGACCCCTCCGCGATCGCGACGGTCACCGTGACTGTGCCCGCAGCACCCGCGCCCGGGGTGTCGGCCGAGCTGCCGCCCACCGGGTTCGACTCATCGGGATTCGGCGGAGCCGGGTTCGCGGTAGCGGCGGCGGCGTTGGTGATCGCCGGTGGCATCGCAGTGGGCCTGGGGAGGCGCCGCGGCCGGCAACCGTGA
- a CDS encoding PKD domain-containing protein gives MAFLNVDDGSVRELPWGDYAPGDVAYAPDARTLYTVGLISIGDTIFDAEVHLAAHDASSGDVRWTVPLSDSQERLAVSPDGSIAITTNDRIDLTTRQVVPFDACGGTVNDGPIDVAFSPDGSTAWIVCRFRDPDRAELRAFDPATLDLLRTIELAHDVTGRIALTPDGSTAVLSGARLNLPVFNQRAVRVDLATGAVADIATDSSFMLGSISIAPDGTRAYLSVQQASDDSQDSLWAVDIATMTLAASGPLENYGTHPIVTPDGAEVFATGYGPWGEAGERAKAISAHDAATLTPLGATPPLPGAENLAVTPDQAPVARLTASEPNSPVTFDASASTVEFGSIAEYAWDFGDGVSTVTTTPTVEHEYAEPGEFTATVRLTSSGGTSTEDVYTGHQLLRNGDASAVATVTVTVPEPAVPGSGVAGELPPAGFNGATWVIAGIGMLLTGALAVVIVRRRVQPQRKDA, from the coding sequence TTGGCATTTCTGAACGTCGATGACGGCTCGGTGCGTGAACTGCCGTGGGGAGACTACGCGCCCGGTGATGTTGCCTACGCCCCCGATGCTCGGACCCTGTACACCGTGGGCCTGATCAGCATCGGCGATACGATCTTCGATGCTGAGGTGCATCTCGCAGCTCATGATGCGTCCTCCGGTGACGTGAGGTGGACGGTACCCCTCTCTGACAGCCAAGAACGACTGGCGGTCAGCCCCGATGGGTCAATCGCGATAACCACGAACGACAGGATCGATCTGACCACGCGCCAGGTGGTTCCTTTCGACGCGTGCGGCGGGACAGTCAACGACGGTCCGATCGACGTCGCCTTCAGCCCCGACGGCAGCACCGCCTGGATCGTCTGCAGATTCCGCGATCCTGACCGTGCGGAGTTGCGCGCGTTCGACCCCGCGACCCTCGATCTTCTCCGCACCATTGAACTCGCCCACGATGTGACCGGCCGCATCGCGTTGACCCCCGACGGGTCGACGGCGGTGCTCTCGGGCGCGCGGCTGAATCTGCCCGTCTTCAACCAGCGAGCGGTCCGTGTCGATCTCGCAACCGGGGCAGTCGCCGATATCGCCACCGACTCGTCGTTCATGTTGGGGTCGATCTCGATCGCGCCCGACGGCACCCGCGCGTATCTCAGCGTTCAGCAGGCATCGGATGACAGCCAGGACTCGCTGTGGGCTGTGGACATCGCGACGATGACTCTTGCAGCTTCGGGCCCGCTCGAAAACTATGGGACGCATCCGATCGTCACGCCCGACGGTGCGGAGGTCTTCGCGACAGGGTACGGCCCGTGGGGCGAGGCCGGCGAACGTGCCAAAGCGATCTCGGCGCACGACGCTGCCACGCTTACCCCACTCGGCGCGACACCACCGCTCCCAGGCGCCGAGAATCTGGCGGTCACTCCTGACCAAGCGCCGGTGGCGCGGCTGACCGCGTCGGAGCCGAACTCGCCGGTGACGTTCGATGCGTCGGCCTCGACGGTGGAGTTCGGGTCGATTGCGGAGTACGCGTGGGACTTCGGCGATGGCGTGAGCACCGTGACCACGACGCCGACCGTGGAGCATGAGTACGCCGAACCGGGTGAGTTCACCGCGACCGTTCGGTTGACGAGTTCGGGCGGCACGTCGACCGAGGACGTGTACACCGGTCACCAGTTGCTGCGCAACGGCGACGCGTCGGCGGTGGCGACGGTCACGGTCACGGTGCCCGAGCCCGCGGTGCCCGGGTCGGGGGTGGCGGGTGAGTTGCCGCCCGCCGGGTTCAACGGGGCGACGTGGGTGATCGCGGGCATCGGGATGCTGCTGACCGGTGCGCTCGCGGTGGTCATCGTCCGCCGCCGGGTGCAACCCCAACGGAAGGACGCATGA
- a CDS encoding PKD domain-containing protein: MMRRIGVVFAMVALALLGIPSAATAATSPADDTGRSWEVAVSSLASDDTAGEYALSFLSVDDGSARQVGLQDYDSVDGLAYAPDARTLYTVGFVVDELDYEHQAVTAHDATTGDVLWSTTAGDAGSRYFPMIAVSPDGAVAMTTGNDEARVDLVTRASTPFDACAGGFGFATGAAFSPDGRAWFVCRPALPAAGIELRAYDVATLSLVDTVEIPGFYPRDSRIAITPDGSTAVLSNAALATPPSVETTLRIDLVTGAHGAIEQFTAGSIALSPDSARAWVASSWYADDRALHAVDLDATAVIASLPLAVGTFANPLVTPDGSRIYMITEENTGGGWEYAVSRHNADTLAVLGDTPLPGFGVDLAVTPDQAPVARLTASEPNSPVTFDASASTVEFGTIAEYAWDFGDGVSTVTTTPTVEHEYAEPGEYTATVRLTSSGGTSTEDVYTGQQMLRNGDASAVATVTVTVPEPAVPEPAVPEPAVPEPAVPGSGVAGELPPAGFQGAWVVIVGFGMLVAGALAVVIVRRRVQPQRKDA, from the coding sequence ATGATGCGACGAATCGGAGTGGTGTTCGCGATGGTCGCACTGGCACTGCTCGGGATCCCCTCCGCGGCCACGGCCGCCACATCACCCGCCGACGACACGGGCCGCTCGTGGGAGGTTGCCGTATCGTCACTGGCCAGTGACGATACGGCAGGTGAGTACGCACTGAGCTTCCTCAGCGTCGATGACGGTTCGGCGCGTCAGGTCGGGCTGCAGGACTACGACTCCGTAGATGGCCTCGCCTACGCGCCCGACGCGCGCACGCTGTACACCGTCGGTTTCGTCGTCGACGAACTCGATTACGAGCATCAGGCCGTGACAGCCCACGATGCGACGACCGGTGACGTCCTGTGGAGCACAACCGCCGGCGATGCCGGCTCGAGATACTTCCCGATGATCGCCGTGAGTCCGGACGGCGCGGTCGCGATGACAACGGGCAACGACGAGGCCAGGGTAGATCTGGTCACCCGCGCGTCTACGCCGTTCGACGCGTGTGCGGGTGGCTTCGGCTTTGCGACTGGCGCCGCGTTCAGTCCCGACGGCAGAGCCTGGTTCGTGTGCAGGCCCGCACTGCCCGCCGCCGGCATCGAGTTGCGTGCGTATGACGTGGCGACACTCAGCCTGGTCGACACCGTCGAGATCCCAGGCTTCTATCCCCGCGACTCGCGCATCGCTATCACACCCGACGGGTCGACCGCGGTGCTGTCGAACGCGGCACTGGCGACCCCCCCATCGGTAGAAACGACGCTGCGCATCGACCTTGTCACTGGGGCACACGGCGCGATCGAGCAGTTCACCGCCGGAAGCATCGCGCTGTCACCTGACAGCGCCCGAGCTTGGGTCGCAAGCTCTTGGTACGCCGACGACCGCGCACTTCACGCGGTCGATCTCGATGCGACCGCGGTCATTGCCTCACTTCCGCTCGCGGTGGGCACGTTCGCGAACCCCCTCGTCACTCCCGACGGCAGCCGGATCTACATGATCACCGAAGAAAACACAGGCGGTGGGTGGGAGTACGCGGTGTCGCGCCACAACGCCGACACCCTCGCCGTGCTCGGCGATACGCCACTGCCCGGCTTCGGCGTCGACCTGGCGGTCACCCCTGACCAGGCGCCGGTGGCGCGGCTGACCGCATCCGAGCCGAACTCGCCGGTGACGTTCGACGCGTCGGCCTCGACGGTGGAGTTCGGCACGATCGCCGAGTACGCGTGGGACTTCGGCGACGGCGTGAGCACCGTGACCACGACCCCGACCGTGGAGCATGAGTACGCCGAACCTGGCGAGTACACCGCGACCGTTCGGCTGACGAGTTCGGGTGGCACGTCGACCGAGGACGTGTACACGGGCCAGCAGATGTTGCGTAACGGCGACGCGTCGGCGGTCGCGACGGTCACGGTCACGGTTCCCGAGCCCGCGGTGCCCGAGCCCGCGGTGCCCGAGCCCGCGGTGCCCGAGCCCGCGGTGCCCGGGTCGGGGGTGGCGGGTGAGTTGCCGCCCGCCGGGTTCCAGGGGGCGTGGGTGGTGATCGTGGGGTTCGGGATGCTGGTGGCCGGTGCGCTCGCGGTGGTCATCGTCCGCCGCCGGGTGCAACCCCAACGGAAGGACGCATGA